In the genome of Peromyscus eremicus chromosome 1, PerEre_H2_v1, whole genome shotgun sequence, the window attttctatctgtttatctccgcgatattctccgcaataaatccttctatctaatatttcctgctgctcgcactcaagaaaactctggggaactgtgggggtggttgggtaaacgccccacagaatggcacctgaacagggactaaagaaaaaagaaaaaagggactaaagaaaaaaaggggggactaaaaaagaaggggggactaaagacaaatgaacagggactaaagacaaagtaatagggactaaagataaaggaaaataatagttttattacagaatttttggcgaaagtgctgagttcagccctgccagtggatgaggcatgccggtgttatggaaaatatatattttttatatatattattgagaggcaggggttttatcctcaagagaaaaggaaagcggactggaaggatgtccgatgctgcagcgaaattctcttctgtcaaaattttctatcttctatccctttctcaatttctatctgtgaaaaataagtataaggcatagggtaatAAAATaatgtaggaaaaacttagaaatatAAGATTatataggaaaaaataagtaaggcaactagacagaaaaactcttcaattttctaacttgggggctctgaatgcaaactgggggaaaaatctttctttgggctatttgggtagtaaaaaagctcttcttcgagcttatggggaagaataggtTTCCTATAaatgacctggggcagctgaaatgctaagtccaagcggcaggagaaaatgatttctccctgaggcaaaaatggggatatAAAAAGCCAAAAGGTTTAAaattgggaagttttgggaaaagttgctctttctcttgggggggaaaaacctttctcttaaagcttttcttggaaaatttgggggaaaaaactctaaaaagccttcatctttctcaaaagctctcaaacttaaaaactaaagcctttaactttctctcagaaggacaaaaattagaatcacctgaagatattagtatggggaccacctgtgattagctctaagggaaaaacaacaaacctcttaagacagcaaaacctctaagttctgtttttcaagccttaaaaattgtccctgcaatgcaggaggcagggacaagttcctaaaaacctcttctaagctctgtctcttcaagctagtaaaagacagtgggtcagagtaccctgagggaaacgcttgggagagtgtgggtaaagagctacagagagcccaaaagggccaaaaactttacctgagaaaagcaaaaaagccaagcttttcagttacaaccgagctgaggcatcaagggttttgtttctgagttgagcatttcagaatgaaaaggtgctcctaatggtcctaatgcaaagatcccctgaagcaatacAAACTGTTAGCTTTatatcctctcttctgagcaaaaacccagagggactggccaacttctctgagttggagtgcatttcagggatactagggttcctgcagttgcaaacttcctggagcacagagctgaggcaggaaggtgcaggacccaggggaaggttgctaatgaacaaccaaagctaaagccagtgggaacagcacagttgtctgctttcctacaagtcccgggttggtaggtccactgctgcaaaaagacatctgaaaaaaagctttcctatcagtaaggacctttctgggaaaacagtaaagctgaactgtgtctgaagcagttgtgctgctgagtcagaacgctgtctggggaaagagcccagccagggcagaacagaactatccaggagtaaagctttcttttctgtcagagaaagcatctctttgagaaaagctttgtttcaactgactcccctgagatgagggaatgtagccctgaggggtgattgcctctggaataagctctgtccttgagcacccagacaagcaaatgcaacccactgggggactgggccagataaaggtctaataaggcaaaacacctgtcctaatgggagtttagaaatggcaaaaacctcccttgttaaattttcagtctgtacgcaaaccacacagacccgaaaacaaacggacaaaaaaacccctaccttcagtagcagggaaagccgccactgtaatgtcggaaactgtttctggggtagaggggataaactgagaccaaactgggaactgtctgggaaaaagacctcctcccccagcacaggcaagtgcagaccatctcagacacctgcactcaggcccgtggtctaatcatcctctatgtggacctgctgggtaaagccaagaGGAACCCGAGAACGCACTACCACACTTACTGAAGGGCTGGACTGAGTTTCCTAAGGCTGTTTTCTCTGGCAAGACTGGACCTCAGATTCCTCCAAGGAACGGTTGTCCACTCTTGGAACTATAAGTGAGAAGACTTATGGGTGATCTGGAATATAGATCATTAGCTGACACCTAGGGGTACTTCAAATCCAGAGACATACACTCCCCCGCCCCAATCCAAGTTACTTCCAGACGCTGCTGTTCACTGCCTCCTGTGGGCctgggtatgtgctaccatggccTCAGTCACAAATTTCCTGATTGGAAGGTCCTTGaatttaaaggaaacaaataaagactttgtatttatttctttgaaatgacTCATACATTTCTTGTTTGACCAAAGGAATTATAATGAATGACCAGAGAGAAAAATGCTACTTTCGCTCCTTCCCTCCACTGGCCCCTAGGGGGCAGCAGAGCAATGAAAAACAGTAACAGTGACCGCGGCTAGCCCTTCAGGAGGAGGCGGCTGCACCGGATGGAGGAGGAGGGTCCCGGTTGCTCTAACGTCAGGATTCTGCTGCCAACAACCTCCCAGGCACCACTGTCAACAACCACGCTGCTCTTGCCTTCACTGAGGAGGCTTTCCCCAGCCCAAGAGAAAACACCCTGGTTGGACAGAGGCCAATAGCTCCAAAGCCCTCTTGACCCCCACCCAGCTCGTATCTTGGATGGAAACCTACCACCACTCCCAGGAAGCTGACCTTGAGCAAATTATTTCTTTGATTTCATTCAAATGGGAATAGCAATCTCAAGCAGCCTCACATGATCGCCAAGGGGACTAAATGAAGTCACTCAGAACAGTGGCTAACACTGAGAGGAATCATCTAAGCCCTTATTCCGATATCCCATAATACCAAGCCACTCTTggaaaatgcagtttctggaggAAACTGGTTTCTAATAAATTAGTTTGCATTTGGAATGAACTTAGATTGTCAGATGTCTCAAAATAGTGCTATGTAGAGGGGAGTGTTGAGGTGCTAATTTGGATAAATGGCTGTGGGTTATTAAGACTTCCCCTCTGGGTATGAACAGAAGTATGTGCTTTGTATGCCTCTAATTTCAAAGACCCCAGCTATAATAAGGTATTTTTCATAAGTAAGCCACATGAGACATAATGTTCCTAGAAGGTCTGGAAGGTCTGGAATGTGCAGCAAATCGTGCCTATGGATGCTGCTACTGTATTGGAGACAGAAATGAGCAGCCTCAAGCCCTCTCAGAGACAGAATGTGCAGACCAGTGTGCTGCTGACATCTGCAGCCATCCTCCTGGTATTTCCCACACTGTTGCTCAGACAACCCCAAACAACATCTGTCCAGTTCGGTCACTGGGAGCCtgaagtggttaaaaaaaaatcattagaaataaaataaggtCAGAAtggagggctagcctgggctagcaTGCAACAGGCCCTAGAGCCCATCTCCAACActtcaaaaggaaaacaacatgGATAGCTAAGCTAACAGATGCCAGCAGTGTGTTCTCAACCCTCCCTGGAACTGTTCATCTCAACTCCTTCTAGCAGCCTTCCCACGTCTGGTTCTGCCATACtgggctgggaagcagagaccccccccccccagcccactctGCACAGACCTCTGGAATCTTTCATCTAAATCCCAGTGCGAGTTTGAGGTCATGGTCTAAAACCACGAGGCAGTGACTCTGGTCTTCTGGAGGGATACATTTTCTTAACAACTGCTGAGTTTACTTTCGGCTAAGTCCGACGGCTTTGCCTGTGGGATATATGAAACTCATGACACAGCCCAGCAACCCCGGCCAACTCTCACGATCCAATGAGTAAATAAGCGCCATTGTAATTTCAGGACAAGCCACtacccttctctttcccttgacaCTGAGTCAGTAAGTGATACTGTGGGAACCCTGAAGCCTGCCTCGCTTAGACCATCAGCAAAAGGCAAGATTGCCTCTTCTGAGGCTGCTCTGCCCTGGAAGATTGGAATTTGGGGAGGATGCATTCGGaagtgattttttcccccagcGATGACAACTTTCAGTATCACATAAGAAATGAAATTGAAGCATTGATCTTATTCTTCAAATATAGGATAGCTTCAATACtaaaattaacatataaattTAGCATCCatcttcttcctgccttccttctgctGAGTAAATGCCCATAGAAAGAATGAATCACTGAGACAGTGTGCAGTAAAATCAGGTTCATTTTTCAAATACGTCGGTTCAAATGCAGCCAGAGCCTGTTTCCTGGGCACCCGACAAATGTTCCCAAGATGTCGCCCTCTCACTGCCTCTGTCCAGATCAATACACAGGGCGAGCAGGAGGCCCTTGACGGAGGAGTCCCTGAGAAGCAGACCCCATAATATCTGGCTGCAGCAACTCCCCTCTCTTTCCTACTACAATTTCTTTTCATAGAATGTCAATATATAAAACGACTCATTAGAAGGCTTTTAGTCAACCTAGCAACCTCCACCAGTGGTCCAGAATCACCCCCGCTTTCCCCATGCCTGTTACCTACCTGGCCATCTACTGTTATGTAGGAGCACATACACGCCTTGCTTCTTGGTCCATCTGTGAAACTTCCCCACTGTGAAGACTGCTGCTACTTTTTCAAAATCTAGAGCAACAGGGTAAAATTTACTCTCCGATGTCACCAGTAAACTGGGAATTGTGGAATAACTAGAAGGTTCCACAGCCCCAGAAAGACCAGCCTTCCTCCTGGGCAGAAAGAGTACCACACATTTTTGCTATTGTCTAATCCTTTACCAAGGTGAAGTTTCCAGAAACAGGTATTTCTGATTCCAAATGTGTACCCACCTAGTGACTGACCCTGACCTCCAAGCTGTGTGCAGTAGACTTAGGGCACTCCGGTGCTTACACAATGAGGCGTGCCCTACCATGTGAGCGCAGACTGGAAACTTCAGCGTGGTAAGAGTTTATATCCCTGGATTCTTTTACTCAGCATAGATCTGAGATGAAAACCACCCCGAGAGAGAAAGAAGCCAGTCTCTAATCTAGTGCATTCGCAAACGATGGAGAGGATGAAAACGTACTGCCCCGGCTGCCAGGGATTGACTTAAGCCTGACTCTGCTCAGGAATTTGCCTTGGACATGTAGCCCCAGGATACACAAACCACTTTGAGACAGAAGGAGCCACAGCACGACTAACACACTCACAGAATCTTAGATGAAGGAGGAAGCACTGAACTAAAATTAGGAGTAGACAGAATCTCaccagacagagaaggagagactgACGTTCAATGGGAATCAACTTCTAATCAGACTGGACAGGCTTCCGGGTCAAATAGATGGTGATTATTGCAAGTCCACAGCCAAGGACCCAGATGCTGTGCGACAGTTGGAATTTATCTGACAGTGGGGTGATTTCTCCTGACCACAACACCCAGATGTTCAGCTCCATGGGAAAGAGAAACTGAGTGCTGTGGGCAGGTGTGTTTGGCTTCCTTGAGCTGGACATGCTTCAGCAAGACAGacttggaaagctgagtcagaatCCAAGAGGGTGGGCCACGCTAGAGGGGCTCAGCTTTTAGGAATGCAGAGGAAACCGGATAGAGCTTAGCAACCCATTCCTCCCTTTGGGAGCCCTGCCCACTCTTATCCCAACGAAGTATTTCTTCCTTCAAAAGATAACactgaggggaaaaaataaataaagagcagACCTTCACCAGCTCACACGTAGGCTGTTGCACGGTTTTAAGATGGTTctgagccggacggtggtggcgcatgcctttaatcccagcgcttgggaggcagaggcaggtggatctctgtgagttcgaggccagcctggactacagagtgagttccaggacaggcgcaaagttacatggagaaaccttgtctcgaaaaacaaaaaaacaaaacaaaaaaaaaaagattgttctgTCCTAAAGACGTCTCAGACAGTGATGATCCAGCTGTGAAGATGCACACTAGCCAACTGTGCCCCACCCGGGACCATTTGACCTGGAAAAGGAACATCTAGAGGCAGCCTTGATGACGGCTAGGTTCACATAGGAGTTTATCAACGCTTGTTAAATGTGGAGCAAACCACGGGAGTgcaaatgtcttttaaaatacatttgccCTGGGCAGACTCAGATACTAGACACCAGTGCCACATCACGTCTTTAAGTTCAAAGGGCAAATTATTCTCTCCTCCACTTCTCCCTTATGGAAGCCTTAATGCTTACACAGAGCCTCGATAACAAAATGATATTTACTTTCAAACATTCTGGCATGTGTAACTATGTCCACGAAATACATAACAGTCCAGTCAACACAAAGAATTTTTCCCACGCAAAGATTACTCATTCCAGGGGCGCCTTGTGGAAACAAAAATGAGAAGATTCTTTTGAATAAGACCCTTTTGCCGGAGCCGTTTGGGCTTGGAGGCGTCTCAGGGTGAAAGTTTGCCCTTCGCCTGTCACTCAAGCTTATACCTGTCTGGGGATGCTCCCTGCATCTCCTCGTGTGGAGACTCTGGTGTTTTGATTTACTTTCTCTTCCAGATTCATAAGGTTCATAACATTATTGCCTGACCTAATCAGTCATCACACTTCTCAGGCATTTCAAAGAATGTAAACAGTAAGTTATGGGGTGGGGGGGCTCACACAGCACTTGAAATTTCTCTTAAGGAGTTGACAGAAGTTTGCCACATACAGCCAGACCCAAACAATGCTTTTCCAAAgaaaggtgggggcgggggggggggggggaagccctAAACGCTTTGCCTTATACTAGAATTGGCCAAAAGAAAATGGGGAGAGTCACACCTATATTCTGCCTGTGAGACTGTTGGGCTTCCTGGAGCAACAGTGTTCATGGACTTCATGCCCCCAGGGTTTGGGGTCAGGTCTCTACGAGACACACCTCTCATCTTTCTCCCGCTCAGCTGGGCACTGTTgccactttttcatttttattgtgtctCGTTGCTGTGGTTTGGTTTggagtgctagggactgaaccagGGCTTACCCCTGCAGAACCCAGGCTCCACCCCTACAGGATATGCCCGGTTTAAAATGGGTCCCACAGAACGCTTCGTTTTGGACCCTCGTGGCGTTAGTTCCGTGTTTGGAGCTCTTCCTTCCAcaaggagaaaagacatcaaCCAAGACCATCtccttagtttattttttttctagagtcCTTAGCATGCTACATTAACCTGACAAAGCTCAAGCTTGAGTTCATTTCACGATACATTTCATGCAGTTCACAGCTGTGATTGGTTTTTTATCGACGCGACACATGTTTCGATTCAGCCATGTGAAAAGAATAATTCTTAATGGAGTTTGTCTCTGCAAACTGTCCAAGCTTAAATGAGCGTGGTTGGTGTAGTCCGCTCTGTTCTGAGGCGCAGTCTCTCTCTAGAATGGGAGCGACTGGCCCCTGTTCATAGTCGGTGGTTGGCAACCAGACCACTCCCTAAGGTTTCCAGTGTCCTGAGGAATCCTCTTTTACAAAAATTGCATTCAAGTATACTATTTCACTTAACAATCCAGGTTGCATTTAGGAGTAAAGCTGATGCTCCATCTAAATCTCCCCCCTGGGGCCCAGCCTCCCCAGGCAGTCCTTAGCTTTAGACCCATTTATCACACTCAGCACTAAATCCACAGAGCAGACCTATTTGGCATTTTCCAGTGAAGTGCAGGAAATTAAATAAGTTATGTTTTTATTGCTAATGTATAGACTATCGAGCACAGTCACTTTGTGAAAACAGGAGGAAAGGGTATACAGTATTAGTGGACTCTCCTGGGGCGGGGGCGGTTCCGGCACACACCAAATGTCACCTGGTCACGACCCACGGGTAACACTTTAGGATGACGTGTTGAGTATTCTGGAGTCCGAGGAGTCAGACCTCTCGTCATAGTCGTCCTCTGTGTAGATGGACTGCTTGGTCACGATCGGACATCCATCGTCGGGGATGGAGATCCGAGGGTCCTCTGTGGTGCGGGAGGAGAGCACGGGCGAGCTCCGGAAGACGCTGGTGGAGTTACTAGGGAAGGGACTGACGTACTGAGACCTCAGCTGGTACTGCTGCTGCAGCGTCATGGTGTTCCACAGGGTGACGTCATTGGGCAAGAAGGCGCTCGACTGGTTTCGGGCCAAAGTATTCCTCAGCATCAGTGGGTACCGGGGTGGCTGGGGGAAGGGGTGCTGCAGGGGCACGGCCAAGGGGTTGGGGACCACGTTGCTGGAGTCCGCCGCCGCCGAGAAGCGCAAGGTGTCAGGGACTCGGAAGGCCGAGCCCACCGACcacttggaggaagagatggggtaGGAGCCCAGCGTGTGTTCGAAGATGTGGCCGCTGGAGGGCAGCACGAGGCTCTCCTCGGCCGTCCGCTcggcgcccgccgccgccgccgaggaGCGGCTGGACAGCAGGACCTCCACGGCACTGACCAGGTCGCCCCCGCAGCCTTTCAGGATGAGCTCCAGCACAGTGGGCTTCTGGTTGGGGAAGATTTTCTTCAACACTTCCAGGGGTGGCCGGTTGGCTTTCAAGCTGAAGGGCAGAGAGACGGTCCCCGACGGGCCCTCGATCAGAAGATGACTCtgctcggcggcggcggcgtggtACTTGGGGCTGTCCGGGCAGCCCTCGGGGGTGCCCCCGTTTTTCTGCAAGGCGTACCCCCCTTCATCCACGGACACGATCTCGGGGCTCTCCGGAGTGAAGCAGTTCTTGCCTTTGGCCACATCCGGGGAGCTCCTCTGGTCCGTGTCTTTGTCACTGAAGGCCTCCGCAGCGGCGTTgtctgctgaactgctgctgctgtccccaAGTCGCTCTTCAGTCACATCTGGAAGGCAAGAGAACAGCTGGGTTAATTAATCCCTGCCTGCTGTGCTCAGCTTCGAACAGCGCTCAGGCTTCTGGGAGGGTGAGGAAGGTGGGCTCAGAACACGCTTCcggtctttaaagaagaaatgaagaactaTTGGCAAATGGGGTGGGCAGGTGGAGGTCTGTAAAAGGGGATGGCCGATCAGCGTTTTCTTGGAACTCTGTGGGAGAGGAGGCTTGCCTTCAACGCAGAACGGCCACATAAAGCCAGGAACCACAGAAGGCTTGGAACATACACCACGAGCTACCCCTTCAGTGGGGCTGTGAGGCTCTGAACCAGACCAGAGCACAGAAGAAGGCCACAGGAGGGGCTCTGGCCATCACCCCCTGGTGTACACCACCCCACAGAGCATTTTAATAATCCCATCCGCTTCCCAGGGTGCTGGGTTTATGCTAAATAGGGCTTGTGATTctgacaggctttttttttttttcttttaaccagGTTACCATGAACAATAACTAGTTGATAAAGTTTCTAAGCAAAAGATAAATACAACCCTTGAAACGACTTGTAAAAAGCCACTGGAGGGCCAGGCAAACTCGGCTGCccaggccttgaacttaaagGCCAAACAAAACCAGTTCCAATTCTGGATGGCGGGGCCGAAAATGctaaagaagagaagaaatggcTGGAAGGTTTGGGAGCTGAAGAGGGAGCTCTGGCCCCCATGGCAAGAGGGAGATGGATGCCTCTGTGTGAACTGGTGGGCCAGTAAAGTCTATGGAAAGGCCCTACACGCAATGTTCCCAGTGACAAAGAACTTCCTTAACAGAGCCAGGACCAGCTATGGAACAGATCAGTCGCCGATTTGACATTTTAAGCTAAGACAGTGTCCAGGAAAGCAGGCCTGTAGTGCTAAACAGGCAAAGGGAGTGGGCAAGAGTACTCAGGGTTTCGCAGTAAATTCTAACAGGACTGTAAACAAAggaacacagatttttttaaattagcaaatacatgcaaatagatttttatcctttaaaaaaaataacgtGCTAGTTGTGGGTGCTTAATCCAGAGTAACTGATCCGAAACAGAAGAAGAATCAGAAAACCACTCCCATCCAGGCAGTCCTGGGGTTGTCAGCCATGTAGATCTGTGTTTTCTCCTCCAGCCTCAATAGCCTCATTGTGGGCCTCTCTGTGGGCAAACCTGATTGTGTGCTGATAGCCAGAGGTGAaatttcatcaaagaagcttctggaaggcaCCCCCTCCTacctgttgttgtttattttaagaGCTTTAAACAAAGGCCCATTCATAGACATTTTTCAAACACCACATGTATCTTAAGTACAAGAAAAACCAATGAAAACCCATGGCCAAATGtgtgttttaaaacattcttaaatTATAATAAATCACATAACTTTCACCCACATCTAATACAAATTCATACTTACCCCAATTCACTTTCattacattactttttttttttcaataaaaactaTTGGGTTTCTATTGTGGGGTTCATTTgtagtctacacagtgaattcctcCTTTGCTTCCACTGGCGATGCTGGGATTCACCAAAAATCTAGTTTTACAAGAGAAACTGAACATCTCTCCGACTGTTTCCCAGGACAACAGGCCCAGTTTTTATCTCCCAATTATTGAGCTACTTGAATTCCATGTCCTTGACACAcaagacaaaaaccaaccaaacaagaagGCTCATAGAGATTTATATTCTAACCAGCTTGCATCATGTATTCCCCTGACTCCTgaccccatccatccataactcaGCTATCACTCTATTCCTAAACCCTGGAGAAGGAGTAGACAGTGACAGTGTGTTAACTCTGAAATGAGCTCACAATTGGATTTTGACCCCTGGTCAATGGAGCTTTGGAAAACAAGTTCAATACTTGCCCCCACGTAATACAGAGATTCTATTTAAAGTGCCATACATCTCTAGGCACCTAAATTCAGCTTTAATATCTATTATTAGCATCAAGTATTTATTGACCTGGAATAGGCCAAAACaaggaaacagaataaaaaagatggaaaaacagGAGGAAGCATCAGCTCACAGAACTTATTAACTGGGGGAATGAGATGAACGTTCTGGGCACAGTTTGGGAAGCCTCAGATCCATTGTTCACAGGACTCCTGAGGTTGGAGCCACCCACatgttcatcaacagatgaagGGACAAGTAAAATGGGATGTTATTCCACCTCAAAAAGGAGTGAAATTCTGGTATCTGCTGCATGGAAGGAGCTAAGCAATGGTCTGACTAAAATAAGCTGGCCACCAAAGAAATCATGTGATTTCACTCCCAGGAGATGCTTAGGATGAATACAGTGGAGAGACAGAAGAGGTAGGTCTAGGGGAGTGGAGACGGGGGGTTGCTGTTTGATAGTAAAGTTTGTTTTTGGTTCGTTTTTGCAAGAGAGGTAGGAgtaaagacacacacctttgggAGTAATCCACACACCTGGGAAGCCCACAGCTTGCCTGTCCTTAACAGAAACGTGGAAAACTGAAAACAGCTTTGagtttttaaaggtaaaatttcACTGCCCTGAATGGATCCGAACACTGAGTGTCTGGGAAAACACGGTTTCATCAGCTCACTTCAGGCTCCAGGTAACCGCAGGACCAGAAGGTTAGTGAGGGAGATTTAGGACCGATGCTCTGGCTAGTCAAACTTACCTACATCATAAAAACGTATTTTCCTCAAGGTGGCAACAGACAGGCCGTCCCAGTCCACTAGACCCTGGAGGGCAGGACTGGAAGTCGGACGGGACACAATTCTACCTTTATATCTGTTTCCCAAGTTCTGCAGAACACACCTCAAGTGATCTGACATGGCTGCCAGCTTGTTCAGTTCTTGGGAGGCTCCAATTACAAGAGACAACAAAGCCATTCTCCCCTCTTTGTGTTGTCCCTAGCCCTGGTACTGAGACATGCCAGGATACTGTATACATTGGGGTATTTCTTGAGGAACGAAGGAGGCCAGTGCTGAGTCATCCACAAGCTTGGAAGATTTCTGGACTCATCAGCCTCCCATCTCAGTGTCCAGACTATGGCTAAATGTGAGGAAAGCTGGCAGGATGTCCTAGGAATCCAATACATGAATTAAGGGCTTTCCAATCCACTGAGCTCAGCAATGCTTATAGTGTGTTCCCAGGG includes:
- the Dmrt3 gene encoding doublesex- and mab-3-related transcription factor 3, encoding MNGYGSPYLYMGGPVSQPPRAPLQRTPKCARCRNHGVLSWLKGHKRYCRFKDCTCEKCILIIERQRVMAAQVALRRQQANESLESLIPDSLRALPGPPPPGDAAATAAASQSSPASQQSQPPAPPRPAAELAASAALRWTAEPQPGTLPAQLAKPDVTEERLGDSSSSSADNAAAEAFSDKDTDQRSSPDVAKGKNCFTPESPEIVSVDEGGYALQKNGGTPEGCPDSPKYHAAAAEQSHLLIEGPSGTVSLPFSLKANRPPLEVLKKIFPNQKPTVLELILKGCGGDLVSAVEVLLSSRSSAAAAGAERTAEESLVLPSSGHIFEHTLGSYPISSSKWSVGSAFRVPDTLRFSAAADSSNVVPNPLAVPLQHPFPQPPRYPLMLRNTLARNQSSAFLPNDVTLWNTMTLQQQYQLRSQYVSPFPSNSTSVFRSSPVLSSRTTEDPRISIPDDGCPIVTKQSIYTEDDYDERSDSSDSRILNTSS